In one Papio anubis isolate 15944 chromosome 11, Panubis1.0, whole genome shotgun sequence genomic region, the following are encoded:
- the VENTX gene encoding homeobox protein VENTX gives MRLSSSPPRGQQQPSSFGSVDWLSQSSCSGLTPTPRPADVSPGSLPGPGQISGAREPPQATSIKEAATSSDLPAPERTVAGLSKEPNTLRGPRVRTAFTTEQVRTLEGVFQHHQYLSPLERKRLAREMQLSEVQVRRAGLRWARVGRWPSLTPALILVFLQIKTWFQNRRMKHKRQMQEVPPNSPFLGSLHVPPAFHSPSSGLANGLQLLCPWAPLPGPQALMLPPGSFWGLCQVEQEALASTGASCCRQPLAHHPPTAGSGLPAPGPALSTGPWGLCALPETGDAF, from the exons ATgcgcctctcctcctccccacctcgtGGCCAGCAGCAGCCCTCCAGCTTTGGCTCTGTGGACTGGCTCTcccagagcagctgctcaggGTTGACCCCCACGCCCAGGCCTGCCGACGTCTCCCCGGGGAGCCTCCCTGGCCCGGGCCAGATATCCGGCGCCCGGGAGCCCCCTCAGGCCACCAGCATCAAGGAGGCCGCCACGTCCTCAGATCTGCCTGCGCCGGAGAGGACCGTGGCTG GGTTGAGTAAGGAGCCAAATACCTTGCGGGGCCCCCGTGTCCGCACAGCCTTCACCACGGAGCAGGTCCGCACCTTGGAGGGCGTCTTCCAGCACCACCAGTACCTGAGCCCTCTTGAGCGGAAGAGGCTGGCCAGGGAGATGCAGCTCTCAGAGGTCCAGGTGAGGCGGGCCGGGCTGAGGTGGGCAAGGGTGGGCCGGTGGCCTAGTCTCACCcctgctctgattttggttttccTGCAGATAAAAACCTGGTTTCAGAATCGCCGGATGAAACACAAACGGCAAATGCAAGAAGTCCCACCGAACAGCCCCTTCCTGGGGTCTCTCCACGTGCCCCCAGCTTTCCACTCACCGTCTTCTGGCCTTGCCAATGGCCTGCAGCTGCTGTGCCCTTGGGCACCCCTGCCTGGGCCCCAGGCTCTGATGCTGCCCCCGGGCTCCTTCTGGGGTCTCTGCCAAGTGGAACAGGAGGCCCTGGCCTCTACGGGGGCTTCCTGCTGCAGGCAACCTCTGGCGCACCACCCCCCAACCGCAGGAAGTGGCCTGCCTGCACCGGGACCAGCCCTGTCCACGGGGCCCTGGGGCCTGTGCGCTCTGCCGGAGACAGGGGATGCCTTTTGA
- the UTF1 gene encoding undifferentiated embryonic cell transcription factor 1, whose amino-acid sequence MLRTRVGGPGGVRPPLHLRASRPCPRMLLRPRRPPPLAPPAPPSPASPDPEPRPPGDVPGTPPRRPASPSALGELGLPVSPGSAQRTPWSAQETELLLGTLLQPAVWRALLLDRRQALPTYRRVSAALARQQVRRTPAQCRRRYKFLKDKFREAHGQPPGPFDEQIRKLMGLLGDNGRKRPRRRSPGSGRPQRGRRPAPNAHAPAPAEPDATPLPTARDPDADPAWTLRFSPSPPKSTDTSRAPGSPPAPAPTALATCIPEDRTPLRRPGSPPPPPAREDPDSPPGRPEDCAPPPAAPPSLNTALLQTLGHLGDIANILGPLRDQLLTLNQHVEQLRGAFDQTVSLAVGFILGSAAAERGVLRDPCQ is encoded by the exons ATGCTCAGAACGCGTGTGGGCGGCCCGGGCGGCGTCCGACCCCCTCTCCATCTTCGCGCGTCGCGCCCCTGCCCAAGGATGCTGCTGCGGCCCCGCAGGCCGCCCCCGCTCGCGCCCCCCGCGCCGCCGTCGCCCGCCAGCCCCGACCCCGAGCCGCGGCCGCCCGGAGACGTCCCAGGGACCCCGCCCCGGAGGCCCGCCTCGCCCAGCGCGCTGGGGGAACTCGGGTTGCCAGTGTCCCCGGGCTCGGCGCAGCGCACGCCCTGGAgcgcccaggagacggagctgcTGCTGGGGACGCTGCTGCAACCGGCCGTGTGGCGCGCGCTGCTCCTGGACCGCCGCCAGGCCCTGCCCACCTACCGCCGCGTGTCGGCCGCGCTGGCCCGGCAGCAGGTGCGCCGCACCCCCGCGCAGTGTCGCCGCCGCTACAAGTTCCTCAAGGACAAGTTTCGCGAGGCGCATGGCCAGCCGCCCGGGCCCTTCGACGAGCAGATCCGGAAGCTCATGGGGCTGCTGGGCGACAACGGGCGCAAAAGGCCTCGCCGCCGCTCCCCCGGGTCCGGGCGCCCCCAGCGCGGCCGCCGCCCGGCCCCCAACGCGCACGCGCCAGCTCCGGCCGAACCAG ACGCCACTCCGCTGCCCACCGCCCGCGACCCCGACGCGGACCCCGCCTGGACGCTCCGCTTCAGCCCGTCCCCGCCGAAGTCCACCGACACCTCCCGCGCCCCCGGATCCCCGCCAGCCCCCGCCCCGACCGCCCTCGCCACCTGCATCCCCGAGGACCGCACACCCCTCCGCCGTCCGGGTTCCCCGCCGCCGCCCCCGGCCCGTGAAGACCCCGACTCGCCGCCCGGCCGCCCCGAGGACTGCGCGCCCCCTCCGGCCGCGCCCCCGTCGCTGAACACCGCCCTGCTGCAGACCCTGGGGCACCTGGGCGACATCGCGAACATCCTGGGCCCGCTGCGCGACCAGCTGCTGACCTTGAACCAGCACGTGGAGCAGCTGCGCGGCGCCTTCGACCAGACAGTGTCCCTGGCCGTGGGCTTCATTCTGGGCAGCGCGGCCGCCGAGCGAGGGGTCCTCAGGGACCCGTGCCAGTGA